In the genome of Leptospira inadai serovar Lyme str. 10, one region contains:
- a CDS encoding TetR/AcrR family transcriptional regulator: protein MNDKNLAEVYHCYIDNESAEKETSSSVRGRENLIGRDLPLRKSKERIIAAALQLFSEKGFFETHIPDIALRAKIGVGTIYRNFRNKDHLFNESFRKCLFEFLSFLEKEVGERSDRREKFFLLWTGIGSFFKERPSEFLFLNRFFCSAHLDAESQRDFLGLKLKLAVYFRSDYAEDFSDICASLVIGSFLGLVRLQSNESGGPDQRIIRRAAEILWGGFSQMNGLNESQITRSEDVDKTLG from the coding sequence ATGAACGACAAAAACCTAGCGGAAGTCTACCACTGCTATATAGATAATGAGTCCGCTGAAAAAGAAACTTCTTCCTCCGTTCGAGGGAGAGAAAATTTAATAGGTAGAGACTTACCTCTGCGAAAGTCCAAGGAACGAATCATTGCGGCAGCGCTTCAATTATTTTCGGAAAAGGGATTTTTTGAAACTCATATTCCGGATATCGCTTTGCGTGCAAAGATAGGCGTTGGGACCATTTATCGAAACTTTCGAAATAAAGATCATCTCTTCAACGAGTCGTTTCGAAAATGTCTCTTCGAATTTTTATCCTTCTTAGAAAAGGAAGTCGGGGAGCGATCGGATAGAAGAGAGAAATTTTTCCTGCTCTGGACAGGGATCGGTTCCTTCTTTAAAGAGAGGCCTAGTGAATTCCTCTTTCTCAATCGATTTTTCTGTTCCGCGCATTTGGATGCGGAGAGCCAGAGGGATTTTCTCGGACTTAAACTCAAGCTTGCGGTTTATTTTCGATCGGATTACGCGGAGGATTTTTCCGATATCTGTGCATCTCTAGTGATCGGTTCATTTCTCGGTTTGGTGCGATTGCAATCGAATGAATCAGGCGGTCCGGATCAAAGGATCATTCGTCGTGCCGCCGAAATACTTTGGGGTGGATTCTCGCAAATGAACGGCCTGAACGAGTCTCAAATTACGAGGTCCGAGGATGTCGATAAAACTTTAGGTTAG
- a CDS encoding haloalkane dehalogenase has protein sequence MENFLRTPEEKFVNLPNYPFRPNYVQLDAFRMHYLDEGNANAKETFLLLHGEPSWSFLYRKMIPPLVNAGYRVVAPDLLGFGKSDKPTDPSIFTYKRHVEWLKSFLHRTNLNNLTLFCQDWGGLLGLRAVAELPDRFLRICAGNTFLPTGDIPPKEEFLKWRDFSQKVKSLPIGRIIQNGCISKLSKDIIKGYEAPYPDKTYKTGARIFPTLVPITPDNDASVDNRNAWNVLRQWKKPFLTAFSDSDPITKGGDIFFRRAIPGAKGQKHSTIANAGHFLQEDKGEELAAILIEFVENNPR, from the coding sequence ATGGAAAATTTCCTGAGAACTCCCGAAGAAAAATTCGTTAATCTTCCAAACTATCCATTCCGTCCAAATTACGTTCAGCTAGATGCGTTTAGGATGCATTATCTGGATGAGGGAAATGCGAATGCAAAGGAAACATTTTTACTTTTGCATGGCGAGCCTTCTTGGTCTTTTTTGTATCGAAAAATGATTCCACCCTTAGTGAACGCAGGTTATAGAGTCGTGGCGCCCGATTTACTCGGATTCGGAAAATCGGATAAACCGACAGATCCGTCGATTTTCACTTATAAACGCCATGTAGAATGGCTAAAATCCTTTTTGCATCGGACGAACTTGAATAATCTTACTCTTTTTTGCCAAGACTGGGGAGGTCTGCTCGGACTGCGAGCGGTCGCGGAACTTCCGGATCGCTTTCTTCGAATCTGCGCAGGTAATACGTTTTTACCCACAGGTGATATTCCACCGAAGGAAGAATTCTTAAAATGGAGAGACTTCTCTCAAAAAGTAAAATCCCTTCCGATCGGAAGAATTATACAAAACGGATGCATTTCCAAACTTTCGAAAGATATAATTAAGGGATACGAAGCGCCTTACCCGGACAAAACCTACAAAACCGGGGCTCGAATCTTTCCCACTTTAGTACCCATAACACCTGACAACGATGCGTCTGTCGATAATCGAAACGCTTGGAACGTTCTCCGGCAATGGAAAAAGCCCTTTCTTACCGCTTTTAGCGATTCCGATCCCATCACCAAAGGCGGAGATATTTTCTTTAGAAGGGCTATTCCTGGAGCAAAGGGCCAGAAGCATAGTACGATCGCAAATGCGGGACATTTTCTTCAAGAAGATAAGGGAGAAGAATTAGCCGCAATTTTGATCGAGTTCGTAGAAAATAATCCGCGATGA
- a CDS encoding DUF3147 family protein: protein MSYLLFKYFLTSLLVVLISEAARRNERLGGLLAALPIITILTLIWLKIDKVSSEKISNHAYYTFWYVLPTLPMFLIFPKLNQKFDFWPALIICITGTILLFFLFGYLTGKFGIKLL from the coding sequence ATGTCGTATCTACTGTTTAAATATTTCCTAACATCGCTTCTGGTCGTATTAATATCGGAAGCTGCAAGAAGAAACGAAAGATTGGGCGGCTTGTTAGCCGCTCTCCCGATCATAACGATTTTGACGTTAATTTGGCTTAAGATCGATAAAGTTTCCTCCGAAAAAATCTCGAACCACGCATACTATACGTTTTGGTACGTTCTTCCTACGCTTCCTATGTTTTTAATTTTCCCGAAACTAAATCAAAAATTCGATTTCTGGCCGGCATTGATTATCTGTATAACCGGCACAATCCTGCTTTTTTTTCTTTTCGGATATCTAACCGGTAAATTCGGCATTAAACTTCTTTAA
- the gpmI gene encoding 2,3-bisphosphoglycerate-independent phosphoglycerate mutase, whose translation MQLSKQSPFIPRKVLLVILDGVGYSPRGREFGNAIAAAKLPFLNKLWNDAPTIHLKAHGTAVGMPSDEDMGNSEVGHNVLGCGRIFDQGAKLVNNSIANSSLFEGGAWKEIVGNSKSKNSTLHLIGLFSDGNVHAHIDHTKALIENAIKVGVPKIRLHILLDGRDVPEKSALDYLVPFEKWLNELRNSGKDIKIASGGGRMTITMDRYEADWSMVELGWKVHVKGEGRQFPDTEAAIRTFRNEDPSIIDQYLPAFVISENGKPVGPIVDGDSVVFTNFRGDRAIEISQAFTQKNFDKFDRGPLPNVCYAGMTQYDGDLKLPERFLVTPPAIDRTLGEYMASSGILQYALSETQKYGHVTFFWNGNRSGHFDISKEDYKEIPSDVIPFDQTPNMKAEAITQELEKVLSENKHDFYRVNYPNGDMVGHTGNFTATVHAMEFLDECMKRLSLICAKQGIVLVVTADHGNADEMYQLDKKGNVQKDATGRPVPKTSHTLNPVPFSVLDPEGKFSLKKDVPNAGLANVAATLLDIMGYQTPEGYHESLLAK comes from the coding sequence ATGCAACTTAGTAAACAATCTCCCTTTATTCCCAGAAAAGTATTATTGGTTATTTTAGACGGTGTCGGTTACTCTCCTAGAGGCCGAGAATTCGGAAATGCAATTGCTGCGGCAAAACTACCGTTCTTAAACAAATTATGGAATGATGCTCCGACCATTCATTTAAAAGCTCATGGAACTGCAGTAGGAATGCCGTCGGATGAAGATATGGGAAATTCGGAAGTCGGTCATAATGTACTCGGCTGCGGAAGAATCTTCGATCAAGGAGCGAAGTTAGTCAATAATTCCATAGCTAATTCTTCGTTATTCGAAGGCGGGGCCTGGAAAGAAATCGTAGGGAATTCCAAATCAAAAAACTCCACGTTGCATTTGATCGGCCTCTTTTCGGACGGGAACGTGCACGCTCATATCGATCACACGAAAGCTCTTATAGAAAACGCGATCAAAGTAGGAGTGCCGAAAATTCGGCTTCATATTCTGTTGGATGGAAGAGACGTACCTGAAAAATCCGCACTGGACTATTTAGTCCCATTTGAAAAATGGTTAAACGAATTAAGAAATAGCGGCAAGGATATAAAAATAGCCTCCGGGGGCGGCAGGATGACGATCACGATGGATCGTTACGAGGCGGATTGGTCCATGGTGGAGCTCGGATGGAAAGTTCATGTCAAGGGCGAAGGACGGCAATTTCCCGACACCGAAGCCGCTATCCGAACTTTCAGAAACGAGGACCCTTCGATCATCGATCAATATCTTCCCGCTTTCGTGATATCGGAAAACGGAAAGCCGGTCGGCCCGATCGTCGACGGTGATTCGGTGGTATTTACCAATTTTCGCGGAGATAGAGCCATCGAAATCTCCCAAGCATTCACACAGAAGAATTTCGATAAGTTCGATAGAGGACCGTTACCGAACGTCTGCTATGCCGGTATGACTCAATATGACGGAGATCTAAAATTGCCCGAGCGATTTTTAGTCACTCCGCCCGCGATAGATAGGACTTTGGGCGAGTATATGGCAAGCTCCGGCATTTTACAGTATGCGTTATCCGAAACGCAAAAGTACGGCCACGTTACGTTCTTTTGGAACGGGAATCGATCCGGGCATTTCGATATTTCAAAGGAAGATTATAAGGAAATCCCGTCCGATGTTATTCCTTTCGATCAAACCCCTAATATGAAGGCGGAGGCAATTACCCAAGAATTGGAGAAAGTCCTCTCGGAAAATAAGCACGACTTCTATAGAGTCAATTATCCGAACGGAGACATGGTAGGTCACACGGGAAATTTTACGGCCACCGTTCACGCGATGGAATTTCTTGACGAATGTATGAAGCGGCTTTCCCTCATATGCGCAAAGCAGGGAATCGTTCTTGTAGTTACCGCTGATCACGGTAATGCGGACGAAATGTATCAGTTGGACAAAAAAGGAAACGTTCAAAAGGACGCGACCGGACGTCCTGTTCCGAAAACATCTCATACCTTAAATCCTGTTCCTTTTAGCGTTTTAGATCCCGAAGGAAAATTTTCACTCAAGAAAGATGTCCCGAACGCAGGACTGGCAAACGTAGCCGCGACTTTATTGGACATCATGGGCTACCAAACTCCGGAAGGATATCACGAAAGCTTACTAGCCAAATAA
- a CDS encoding type II toxin-antitoxin system HicB family antitoxin: MKDILSYKDFIGSVHYSDEDEIFYGKLEEIDDLVTFEGKSVSELKKSFKDTVEDYISLCSKHGKPLFKSFRGTFNVRINPDLHRKAVRKSLVLGISLNQFVQSAIEKEIVDSKSSKKK; the protein is encoded by the coding sequence ATGAAAGATATTTTGAGCTACAAAGACTTTATTGGATCCGTTCATTATAGCGACGAAGATGAGATTTTCTATGGCAAATTAGAAGAGATCGACGATTTGGTAACCTTTGAAGGGAAATCAGTGTCTGAATTGAAGAAATCCTTTAAAGATACAGTTGAAGATTATATTAGCTTATGCTCTAAGCATGGAAAGCCATTGTTTAAATCATTTCGTGGCACATTTAATGTTCGAATCAATCCTGACCTGCATAGAAAAGCTGTTAGGAAGTCGTTGGTTCTAGGAATTTCCTTAAATCAATTTGTGCAATCAGCGATCGAAAAGGAGATTGTAGATTCAAAATCGTCGAAAAAAAAGTAA
- a CDS encoding type II toxin-antitoxin system HicA family toxin, with product MSKFEKLLLRLKSKPRDFTYSELKNVLTGLGYFEVNQGKTSGSRVGFINEETKHLIRLHKPHPGNILKAYQIELLLDELKKRGIIQ from the coding sequence GTGAGCAAATTCGAAAAGTTACTTCTTAGGCTAAAGTCTAAACCAAGGGATTTTACTTACAGCGAGCTAAAAAATGTCCTGACTGGACTTGGTTACTTTGAAGTAAATCAAGGAAAGACTTCAGGGTCAAGAGTAGGTTTTATAAATGAAGAGACAAAGCACTTAATCAGACTTCATAAACCACATCCAGGAAATATTCTTAAAGCTTATCAAATTGAACTATTATTGGATGAGTTAAAGAAAAGAGGAATAATACAATGA
- a CDS encoding FG-GAP-like repeat-containing protein, which translates to MLQKKSKSGDDNSLLTLLSLETLAKSITISNLSNTGNSVIETGFIVGAAFDSNSVSSVEVSLDGGPFLPATGTSNWAYQLPNGANTWKIGSLHSINVRSKNPTGNVSASVSISARQGKNKDINGDGYPDLAVGAPSASSNTGQVFLFYSSGSVGIIASNLAAANASISGTANSTFGNFVDLGDVNGDGYADLAAGATAYSANTGQVYIFHSTGITGISASSVGNASTTITGIAGSQLGYTLALGDVNGDGYADLATGAYMYSNHAGQAYVFHSTGGAGITASSYSGASTTITGPGTSNFAASLALGDVNGDGYADFALGGNYYNTSRGNIWIFHSTGNGGITASSYSSANTNISGETIYNDFGLPLAFGDVNGDGYADLASGANRYNNTFTGKVYVFQSTGINGITVSAAGSATTMITGQTSGDTFGGNLTFGDINGDGYADLAVGAANYASATGRAYIFPSTGSAGLSTLASVTINGEGTGNSFASALVFSDFNGDGYSDLAAGASTYSSTLGRTYVFLSSGKTGTIASLASAANTIITGAANSNFGSSVAYGNEDSIWNNYLKTVTRTGIFKTEDTSIFLISNRTEELTIRDFTYFRRPM; encoded by the coding sequence ATGTTGCAAAAAAAGAGTAAATCAGGAGATGATAATTCACTACTTACATTATTATCACTAGAGACGCTGGCGAAGTCCATAACCATCTCAAATCTATCGAATACCGGAAATTCGGTTATAGAGACAGGCTTTATAGTCGGGGCTGCATTCGATAGTAATTCGGTGAGTTCGGTGGAAGTAAGCTTGGACGGAGGGCCTTTTTTGCCCGCAACCGGTACGTCAAACTGGGCCTATCAACTCCCGAATGGTGCTAACACTTGGAAAATAGGAAGCTTGCATTCGATCAATGTACGAAGTAAGAATCCGACAGGAAATGTTTCCGCCTCCGTATCAATTAGCGCACGCCAAGGAAAGAATAAGGATATCAACGGAGATGGGTATCCTGATTTAGCGGTGGGGGCTCCTTCCGCATCTTCGAATACAGGACAGGTCTTTTTATTTTATAGCTCGGGATCGGTCGGTATTATAGCTTCCAATTTGGCGGCGGCGAACGCTTCGATTTCGGGAACTGCAAATAGCACATTCGGAAATTTTGTGGATCTTGGAGACGTAAATGGGGACGGATATGCGGATCTCGCCGCTGGAGCAACTGCCTATTCGGCAAATACGGGTCAGGTCTATATCTTTCACAGCACAGGAATTACCGGAATTAGCGCCTCGTCGGTAGGCAATGCAAGCACTACAATTACGGGGATAGCCGGAAGCCAACTTGGATATACACTAGCGCTTGGTGACGTTAACGGTGACGGTTATGCGGATCTTGCGACGGGGGCATATATGTATTCTAATCACGCAGGTCAGGCGTATGTATTTCATAGTACGGGGGGCGCTGGGATCACCGCATCATCCTATAGCGGTGCAAGTACGACCATTACCGGACCTGGAACTAGTAATTTTGCTGCATCCCTAGCTCTTGGGGATGTGAACGGAGACGGGTACGCGGACTTTGCGCTTGGAGGAAATTATTATAATACTTCGAGGGGAAATATTTGGATCTTTCATAGCACTGGAAATGGGGGGATTACTGCCTCATCATATAGTAGCGCCAATACGAACATATCGGGAGAAACGATATATAACGATTTCGGACTTCCCCTTGCTTTCGGAGACGTGAATGGGGACGGGTATGCGGATCTTGCTAGCGGTGCGAATCGTTACAATAATACATTTACCGGGAAGGTTTACGTATTCCAAAGTACTGGAATTAACGGGATTACTGTTTCCGCAGCAGGAAGCGCCACGACGATGATTACTGGACAAACAAGCGGCGATACTTTCGGAGGTAACCTTACTTTCGGTGATATTAACGGAGATGGTTATGCGGATTTAGCGGTCGGGGCAGCTAATTATGCGAGTGCCACCGGACGAGCCTATATATTTCCTAGCACCGGAAGTGCAGGGCTAAGCACTCTAGCCTCGGTTACGATCAATGGGGAAGGCACTGGTAATAGTTTCGCCTCCGCTCTCGTCTTTTCCGACTTCAATGGAGACGGATATTCCGATCTCGCAGCCGGTGCAAGCACCTATTCTAGCACCCTTGGACGGACTTATGTATTCCTTAGCTCCGGAAAAACCGGAACTATAGCCTCCCTTGCCTCCGCCGCCAACACCATTATTACGGGTGCAGCGAATAGTAATTTCGGGAGTTCGGTAGCCTATGGCAATGAGGATTCGATATGGAACAACTATTTGAAAACGGTCACTCGAACGGGAATTTTCAAGACGGAAGATACTTCGATTTTTTTAATTTCCAATAGAACGGAAGAACTAACTATTCGTGATTTTACGTATTTTCGCAGACCTATGTAA
- a CDS encoding type II toxin-antitoxin system PemK/MazF family toxin — protein sequence MTRGEIWWVDLGIPFGSEPGFKHPVLIIQDDSFNESNISTVIAASITSNLNLAEAPGNVILSKKDSNPSKDSVVNVSQIVTLDRERFLNKIGKLKSGKMVDVEEGLKLVIGLN from the coding sequence ATGACTCGTGGTGAAATTTGGTGGGTGGATTTAGGGATTCCATTTGGTAGTGAGCCTGGTTTTAAGCATCCGGTTTTAATAATACAAGATGATTCTTTTAATGAGAGTAATATTAGTACAGTAATTGCAGCCTCAATTACATCCAACTTGAATTTAGCAGAAGCTCCCGGTAATGTAATTCTATCTAAAAAAGATTCTAATCCTTCGAAAGACTCAGTCGTGAATGTTTCCCAGATCGTAACTTTAGATAGGGAACGGTTTCTTAATAAAATCGGCAAATTGAAATCAGGCAAGATGGTCGATGTTGAAGAAGGGTTAAAGCTAGTCATCGGCCTAAATTAA
- a CDS encoding transcriptional regulator: MKTAVSIPDDLFKTAEKTAKRLGIPRSQLFAKALEEFIQSHSKESVTERLNKIYANREDNSKDSMNNLSVESLRESLKNDSW; this comes from the coding sequence ATGAAGACGGCCGTCTCAATTCCTGATGATTTATTTAAAACAGCGGAGAAAACCGCTAAAAGACTTGGAATTCCTAGAAGCCAACTTTTTGCAAAGGCGTTGGAAGAGTTTATTCAGTCACATAGTAAAGAATCCGTAACAGAACGATTAAATAAAATTTATGCAAACAGAGAAGATAACTCAAAAGACAGCATGAATAATCTATCTGTTGAATCGCTTCGTGAGAGTTTAAAGAATGACTCGTGGTGA
- a CDS encoding DUF1554 domain-containing protein — translation MKLYDFKIFCLLPLCGILSIHCNQAKPMQLDSSKSPLGAFLPNIIAALSVTPIRFQSNATVTENSSLVISIASTTSLDSPVTYNLSFSSPVMTISPASITLSSSNPSATVTITHGIDNDCLDQNYPLVAIQTDKGLSQTLQVGTSDIDKCTFVATNQAQGGIGYFGTFGGVPGADAICASEKPASLPGAGTSYKALIIVQTGSVPRAITTTANCGLPSTPNCNNNHNWVLSTNTRYYGSDALTLLFKTHAQVPIFYFSAGNLTNPLGTGASGGIWTGLKSDWTETASYQCMTVGTYEEWFPNPYPSYINNAHYGSLSAVDSTSLDTGTAATDCTTVRKNLFCIRQ, via the coding sequence ATGAAACTGTACGATTTTAAAATTTTTTGCCTCCTTCCTTTATGCGGTATCCTTTCGATTCATTGTAATCAGGCAAAACCGATGCAACTAGATTCTAGTAAAAGTCCCCTGGGAGCCTTTTTACCGAATATTATCGCTGCGTTAAGTGTAACTCCGATTCGATTTCAATCGAATGCGACCGTTACCGAAAATAGCTCCTTAGTGATTTCAATCGCTTCGACCACGTCATTGGATTCTCCGGTTACCTATAATTTGAGTTTTAGCAGTCCCGTTATGACTATTTCTCCTGCCAGTATTACTCTTTCGTCTTCGAATCCGAGTGCGACCGTTACGATCACACACGGAATCGATAACGATTGCCTGGATCAGAATTACCCGTTGGTCGCGATTCAAACCGATAAAGGATTAAGTCAAACCCTCCAAGTCGGAACGTCTGACATCGATAAATGCACGTTCGTAGCAACGAACCAGGCCCAAGGAGGAATCGGATATTTCGGAACCTTCGGTGGTGTTCCCGGGGCCGACGCGATTTGCGCATCTGAAAAACCGGCTTCGTTGCCCGGGGCTGGGACTAGTTACAAGGCTTTGATTATCGTTCAAACTGGTTCCGTTCCGAGAGCGATTACAACGACCGCGAATTGCGGTCTTCCATCCACACCCAATTGCAATAATAATCATAATTGGGTTTTATCGACAAACACTCGCTATTATGGCAGCGACGCTTTAACACTTCTATTTAAGACACATGCTCAAGTACCTATCTTCTATTTTTCTGCAGGGAATTTAACGAATCCTTTGGGAACGGGAGCGAGTGGAGGAATTTGGACCGGCTTAAAGTCGGATTGGACGGAAACGGCTTCTTATCAATGTATGACAGTCGGCACGTACGAGGAATGGTTTCCGAATCCGTACCCGAGCTATATTAATAATGCCCATTACGGAAGTCTTTCGGCGGTGGATTCCACTTCTTTGGATACTGGAACTGCAGCTACGGACTGTACGACCGTAAGAAAGAATTTATTCTGCATTCGTCAATGA
- a CDS encoding AgmX/PglI C-terminal domain-containing protein has product MINQTVLLKASLIIGLFLFILFGFQVYQFKKSHESLLQELYRLQVNFGKSVDGNDPYVKNEVKNTILKNAGKIQACYNEYLGTKPKTTTGITQIDWRIDIYGNVLIPEIVRSNFTEEKFRRCLTDKISLWTFPPPPIEKYVSHKFSFAKR; this is encoded by the coding sequence ATGATCAATCAAACCGTTTTACTCAAAGCGAGTCTGATCATCGGGCTCTTTCTCTTTATTCTTTTCGGTTTCCAAGTGTATCAGTTCAAAAAGTCTCATGAATCTTTATTACAAGAATTGTATAGACTACAGGTAAATTTCGGAAAATCCGTCGACGGAAATGATCCCTATGTTAAGAACGAAGTAAAAAATACGATCCTAAAGAATGCGGGAAAAATCCAGGCCTGTTACAACGAGTATCTAGGGACGAAACCTAAGACAACGACAGGAATAACCCAAATCGACTGGAGAATCGACATCTATGGGAACGTACTTATTCCTGAGATAGTGCGATCTAATTTTACCGAAGAAAAATTCCGAAGATGTTTAACGGATAAGATCTCTTTATGGACCTTTCCTCCTCCGCCGATCGAAAAATACGTTTCCCATAAATTTTCCTTCGCAAAGAGATAG
- a CDS encoding FG-GAP repeat protein: protein MNLDTSPKKNVCSGILIPLIFSLLGIAGCKKHNGQAWLFLGLLSSSSMPIQDAFVLSQQAYLKAPNTSNNDQFGYSVSIDKDTIVVGAPFEDSNTTTIIQDSSLSSTNDNGVDTGAVYVFARSGPKWTHQAYLKAPNASNSDNFGTSVAIDGDTVVVGSSGEDSNTTVIINGSNLSSTNDSGNNTGAAYIFVRIGTTWTHQAYLKAPNASNADQFGSAVAINGDTVVVGSSGEDSNTTTIINGSNLSSTNDSGNNVGAAYVYIRSGSNWTHQAYLKAPNGFNLDSFGNSVTIDGNTIAIGAKMESSTTTSIISGADLSATNRNGSGNGAVYVFVRSGTTWTHQAYLKASNASNSDSFGSSVAIKGNTVVVGSPSESSDTNSIIHGPNLGATNNAGSNNGAVYVFERVGTIWKQDAYLKAPNSSNQQTFGTSVGIFGNLIVAGAPGETSTTNTIIHGSDLNSTNREGFFNGAVYVFERSGTQWSHRDYLKPSNNANGIFFGGATAISGNTIVTGALAEGSNSNWIINDSDLSSANKNGSSNGAAYVFGL, encoded by the coding sequence ATGAATCTGGACACTTCCCCAAAGAAAAACGTATGTTCCGGAATTTTAATTCCATTGATTTTCAGCCTACTGGGTATTGCAGGCTGTAAAAAACATAATGGTCAGGCTTGGTTGTTTTTGGGACTTTTATCGTCTTCTTCCATGCCGATTCAGGATGCATTCGTACTTTCTCAACAAGCCTATTTAAAAGCTCCGAATACATCCAATAACGATCAATTCGGATACTCGGTTTCGATCGACAAGGATACGATCGTGGTTGGAGCTCCTTTCGAGGACAGCAATACGACTACGATCATTCAAGATTCTAGCCTAAGTTCCACTAATGATAACGGAGTTGACACCGGAGCGGTTTATGTATTTGCACGTTCCGGTCCCAAATGGACTCACCAAGCCTATTTAAAAGCGCCCAATGCATCCAACTCGGATAATTTTGGAACGTCCGTTGCGATCGACGGCGATACTGTCGTAGTAGGATCGAGCGGAGAAGATAGCAATACGACGGTGATCATTAACGGGTCGAATCTAAGCTCTACAAACGATAGCGGAAATAATACCGGCGCTGCCTATATTTTCGTAAGAATCGGAACAACCTGGACACACCAAGCCTATCTAAAAGCGCCTAATGCGTCCAACGCCGATCAGTTCGGATCCGCCGTTGCAATTAACGGAGATACTGTCGTAGTAGGATCGAGTGGAGAAGATAGTAATACGACAACGATCATTAACGGGTCGAATCTAAGCTCTACAAACGATAGCGGAAACAACGTAGGAGCAGCCTATGTTTACATAAGAAGCGGATCGAATTGGACTCACCAAGCCTATCTAAAAGCACCCAATGGATTTAACTTGGATTCATTCGGGAACTCCGTTACGATTGATGGAAACACGATTGCAATCGGCGCAAAAATGGAAAGCAGCACCACAACTTCAATCATTTCGGGAGCCGATTTATCTGCAACCAACCGAAATGGAAGCGGAAACGGCGCGGTTTACGTATTTGTCAGATCCGGAACAACCTGGACTCACCAAGCGTATCTAAAAGCATCTAACGCGTCAAATTCGGATTCATTCGGAAGTTCCGTCGCAATCAAAGGAAATACCGTAGTAGTAGGCTCGCCGTCTGAATCTAGCGATACAAACTCGATCATCCACGGACCCAATCTCGGCGCCACAAACAATGCAGGCTCGAATAACGGCGCGGTTTATGTATTCGAGAGAGTCGGAACGATTTGGAAACAGGATGCATATTTGAAAGCACCGAATTCATCGAATCAGCAAACCTTCGGAACTTCGGTAGGAATATTCGGAAATCTCATCGTTGCCGGAGCCCCGGGAGAAACGAGTACGACTAATACCATCATTCATGGAAGCGATTTGAATTCCACGAATCGAGAAGGATTCTTCAACGGTGCGGTCTACGTATTCGAACGATCCGGAACTCAATGGTCCCACCGAGATTATCTAAAACCCTCCAATAATGCCAACGGGATCTTCTTCGGGGGCGCTACGGCAATTTCCGGAAATACGATCGTAACGGGAGCGTTAGCCGAAGGAAGCAACAGTAACTGGATAATTAACGACTCCGATTTAAGCTCCGCGAATAAAAACGGAAGCAGTAACGGAGCCGCCTACGTATTCGGTTTATAA